ctaaacaagatacagaaaaacttgttcatgctttcattttcagcaggctggactattgtaacggtgtcttcacaggcctgagtaaaaaatcaatcagacaactgcagctcgtccagaacgctgctgccagagtcctcaccaacaccaagagagtggagcacattacaccagtgcttaagtcactgcactggcttcctgtgtgtcaaaggatagactttaaaatcttgttacttgtctataaagcactaaatggtctcgggcctaaatacatctctgatatacttgtacgttatgaagcatccagacccctcagatcatctggaacaggtttactcagtgttcccaggatcaaaaccaaacaaggtgaagcagcctttagtttctatgctccccgcctgtggaacaaacttccagaatatctgaggtcggctgaaactgtcaactgatttaaatcagggcttaaaacattactatttactgcagcttaccagtgaactagatatgtaacttattgttaggataatctgtagctattgtttttatatttgtctgctgttgcttttgctttatgtttgctttttaaatgcattttctgcactgtttttaactatttattgtcttgcttttgtttttaatgatctcaaacacaatttcctttaatgttttattttaatgtatttctcttgtaaagcaccttgaattgccttgtgtatgaatagtgctacataaataaaattgccttgccttgccttcaCACGGACCGGTCCGcgttacatcacccaccagtgggagcatggtgcattctggtagttgaaGGTTTTCTACCTAAACAGGAAAAGTGAATTCCACAGTCCTTTCTCTGctttctctggtcatgttgcaccagtttcaaaagtatttgcgtcatttttcttttaatgcttATTTTATCACATTAATAATCAATGAGtgcatttacttatttatttactatttatttGGACATGAATTACCCGTTTATGATTGGGTTTTtggagtttgtgtgtttgagcatgtaaaGATCATATTATGTTAATATAAAACTTAGATATGTTGGCTACTCTGAGAGAAACCAGGATGAACATGGGGAATATGAATAACCTGATGTCTCTGTGCTCATGTCAACACCATATTCTGAATATGATCATAACCATGATGAGTTATTATTCATGTCCATAATGTCTCTTCCACACATTCCTCTTTGCTAGTGGTTGAGGCTCAGACTTCACTGGTCAAAGTTCACTGCAGTTAAAGTCCACGTGGTGCTAGGATGCAAATTTGCAACTGGAAGCGAATGTTGTATTCGCCCCTCTGCTCGACTGAATAGAGATGAACTCATCTGTTCTCTAActgctgattaaaaaaataaaattgctgattatttatttgttattatttttttcttatgctACTTTATCTCATTGAGTtcatctgtaattttttttttttaatctttgactgtaaggtgaccttgagtgtccttaaaggcgcctataaataaaatgtttcattattattattactataattatTGGTATTGAAGTTAAATCTCATTCCACTTTATTtcattggagagaaggcagacatctctacggccaataccTCCAAcactaacaaaaaaacaatctagactgatatatAGTCTGACAGGGAAGAGGAAAATATGTCCTTTTGatttaggggtgaactgtccctttaattaaaCACCAGTTGGatatatcaaaatatattcacacacaaaacaataataattttgattttattttaataaaagatAATAATCGTGGTTGTGGGTACATCTTCAGATACAAAACAGATTTTCACCAACATAAAATGAACATTCATGCACAGTCATCCTCTCAAGTGCACAGACGGACAGACCTTCAGAGAAACCAAACCCGCCTCGGAGCAACCTGAGACAACAGTGTTatctaacacacactcacataaccTCACACCCCATTGTTTTACTATTGCAACAGTGTTTGCAGAGCAACGGTCAGTCTGCGGCTATTTTCATCCATAAATAACTCCATTAATAGTAAGTCACCTTTGTGTATGTGCCGTGGAGTCAAATACAGTAAGAAAACTGTACAAAGAAGACGTAATAAACAACATGTTCGAATGGTTAAGTACATTCACTGATACATAAATCATTCATTGATACATGAATTAATACAGTATGCAAAGATAACATGTCCGGTTGGATTTCACTGGAGGAGAATCCATACAAACACAGTGCAgactgtgtgtccatgtgtctgtaTATGTGGCAAAGCTTTCCCATAAAACGTTTATCATCTTTCAGTCTCCATGTCGCCTCCGCTGACTGGATCAGGGCTTAATAACAGGACATGGAGCATCATAATATCTTCACTGTGTTTATCCTgttaataaacagaaaaaaaaacattatgcaTGACTGTACGCTgatataaaaaatgtataatgaCATCAACATGAGTCTTCAGGCCTCCAGCTCTAAAATCCAGTCTTGTTGTATCACAACTTGACACTAGATGGCGCCATTCAGACAGTTAAAAAGGCTCTGAGGTAAATGTACACAGGTGGGCTCAGTTATTCTGGCTCATCAGATCTCTGCTCAGGTTGAAGTTGGGTTGCACCATGCTGACAGTTTGCTTAAAGACCCTGAGCCACACTGTGACAGGTGCAACAAGAGAATGAGTAAAGTTGGGAAGATGTCGAACATGCCTGCACAGTCCTCAGCAGAAATCTAATCAGacaaattaaagggaaaaatCTTTGTGCGCTGCAGGAGCTTTCAAAGTTCATAAATATTACTCCTATGGTCTACAACAGTCCAGGAATATTAGTCAGAACTTCCAGATCCAAAAACTAGACTGCTAAAAGTCAAATTTGTGGCGTCATAGTGTGTGAAGTCTGAAACTGCTCTACAGACAATGAACTGTAAAGAtgttctagatcagtggttcccaactggtgggttacggtccaaaagtgggtcgtgggcccactctgaatggaccacatgactcgcaaacgtgtcaagtttgtaaaaaaaaagaagcccactttatttttaagtacagtgaacttcctgcacagagcttttattttgaagtgccgtttacTGACACTTAGAGTGAGTGACAAAtggagacagcaaactagctcgacgacatggtcAAATGCAAATGCactgttctagatgacactgagcgCACTCAGGGGAACGTTCTTAGTATAtggaaacattttctgtttcagaactgagaacgaTACGACAGAATAATgatcatttgggtataaaaagggaaacaaacattctgtgggtcatATCGGCATTCTTCCAAAAAGCCATGCCCGTGTGCATCTCGCCAAAAGTGGCTTTGACTCGAAACTGATCATGTAGCCCATTTCACAGGAAATACCGTGATATACATATCGTGTATAGCCATTCAGCTTGAAAATACTGAgctatgaatttttgtccacaTGGCCCAGCCctacttctctggtttcaggCTTTGACAGAGAGtcgctcatgttcacaaatactgattgaactttcctgggtcatggaaataacatattagAGTTCTTAGACACGTTAGACacgtctcagtaaaaaacactaTTGAGATAGtgccacttttcatggcactatctcgACAGGAAACGTGGAGGTGTCCcgtaataaaaaaaacaattgctttttgtggcacaaacCGTGTTGGAAACAGCAATGGGTCGctaacacccatgtttggtggtcTGTCTCGCCAAGATGTCACACCACCCCCTCCttctccagatgacaaagtcagctaaTAAACTGCGCCACTTTGGAAACGTTAATCTGATACGTATGTAACGTACAAATGtcaagcacaaacaaacaatgctgacattttcttctggcgactgggctggaaAAAAAGATTCCTACCGTCTCACAGTATGCGTCGTCGTATCGCCCAACCCAAGGTGCTAATGAACAATAGACTCATTCAGTATGTTAACATGCACGGTTAAGTGGAGCTTCAGTTCCAGCTGAACGAGGACatttaactggcctactgtccttgtcccagtatacaagcacgggaggggaatccatttattgagccaagtatgtgcgactcctctacgataggtggagatatgccccctttcagcttgttagtattggacctttttcctgttgacctattacgtcacagaccaaacaatggacaaacaagttagctacggttagctagcagctaactgctaccatggtggacaactttacagctctgtacatttggtccgtccaaaaagtcacggctctggatgtagatttctccatgttgttaccggcttcttcttctcttacacatttaatgctattggacttctgggtcaaagcccgggtcggaaactgtggagcatggtCAAGATTCAGGGTCAACATTACGTCTCTTAACTGACGTCTCTTATCCACAGTAAATGTCATCTAAACAATATgctgatgcagaaacagaacCTTCTAAGAGTCAACAAaagtttatctgctgacagagTGGTGCTTCCCATTTGAAACAAAACATGGGTCACTTCATACTGACCTTCAGAGCTCAGTGTCATCAATGGCCTCTGGCTCATCTATGGTGTCCAGACGTCTCTTACAGGCATCCATGAGTTTCTTCCTGGGGCCCAGAGGGATGTGAATGCTGGTGAGGTCCTGATCCGAACAAAGCAGCAGAACCTCCAGGTCGATCTTCTCCCTCCTGAAAATCGTCATGAACTCACTGAGGCTTTGAGACGCCAGGAAGGTTTCCAGAGGACTGTTCTCTGGCTCCAAGTCCTCATCCAGTCCAATATCAGCCTCCTCCCACGGCAGCTCCTGAAGGTTTCTCTCCTGCAGGCTCAAGGCGCTGCCAATACTGTCCTCATCAAAGCTGGGCGAGCGTCGAGGCAGATGTCCTCGTAGACGAACATTAGGCGCCCGGCCCACGGGTTCACTCCCTGCCACACTCCCTTCATCCCGCGCCCCGATCCCAAACATGCCTCCACTCATATAGTTCCTCCTGAACACCATGGTGCCGAGCCCAGGTCGGGTGAACAGGGAGTCACGTCCGGAGTCGGCGCTGATCTCTGAATACGCAGCCTCGTGGAGGCCCGGGTCACTCATGGCACGGGAGACAGtgtcagcatcatcatcatcacggGGGAACATGTCGCGGATGTTGAGGCGTGACCGCTCCCTAGGATTAGCATATGTGCCCTGTTTGAGGAACATGACATCGTTGCCGAGCTGCAGGCCGGACAGAGAGCGCACGCTTTTCCGTCCGTCCTCGTAGATCTTAAACGTTCCATCGccctgcttcttcttctctagCTTCTTCTGGATCTTGGCCTTGCCCTTGGCTGTGGACTGCAGCGTGGCCTGATGGGAAAGTACAGACATTAACAATCAAAAGACTCCATTCAGACCACTGAATGAATAAACCCACTTGAATTT
The Epinephelus moara isolate mb chromosome 13, YSFRI_EMoa_1.0, whole genome shotgun sequence genome window above contains:
- the ush1gb gene encoding pre-mRNA splicing regulator USH1G; this encodes MNDRYHRAARDGYLDVLREATRKDLNAPDEDGMTPTLWAAYHGNLETLRLIVGRGGDPDRCDIWGNTPLHLAAANGHHNCLSFLVAFGANVWCLDNDYHTPLDMAATKGHMDCVRYLDSIAAKQITLNPKLVGKLKDRAFRAAERRIKDCAKLQKKHREHMERKFLKEAAALDNLDAISFSSYTSGSTLSRKFNTVTSNMPYSQATLQSTAKGKAKIQKKLEKKKQGDGTFKIYEDGRKSVRSLSGLQLGNDVMFLKQGTYANPRERSRLNIRDMFPRDDDDADTVSRAMSDPGLHEAAYSEISADSGRDSLFTRPGLGTMVFRRNYMSGGMFGIGARDEGSVAGSEPVGRAPNVRLRGHLPRRSPSFDEDSIGSALSLQERNLQELPWEEADIGLDEDLEPENSPLETFLASQSLSEFMTIFRREKIDLEVLLLCSDQDLTSIHIPLGPRKKLMDACKRRLDTIDEPEAIDDTEL